One window of the Anomaloglossus baeobatrachus isolate aAnoBae1 chromosome 12, aAnoBae1.hap1, whole genome shotgun sequence genome contains the following:
- the EAPP gene encoding E2F-associated phosphoprotein produces MNRLQQEYDAYPIEEPSDEERGSSSSEDELDILLHGTPEQKRKLIRECLTGESESSSDDDFEKEMENELSSTMKTMEGRWQSNGPDASTSAAPASAEGDKPQYYDEIYFDSDSEEEGTEKGKTQNRKKKHQVLSNDDLLYDPHEDDRDQEWVDAKRRSYRNIRKQRQSQTHPTKRQALPSSDAILNCPACMTTLCLDCQRHESYKTQYRAMFVMNCTVNKEEVLKFPQQPIKNRRRGRKRMKAPSAGSALETQSIEGDTYHPVKCNECSTEVAVYDKEEVYHFFNVLASHC; encoded by the exons ATGAACCGCTTACAGCAAGAATACGACGCCTATCCAATCGAAGAACCCAGTGATGAAGAGCGAGGCAGCAGCAG CTCTGAAGATGAGTTGGATATTCTTTTACACGGAACGCCAGAGCAGAAACGCAAGTTGATTCGTGAATGTCTTACCGGAGAAAGTGAATCTTCTAGTGACGATGACTTTGAGAAGGAGATGGAAAATGAGCTGAGTTCTACCATGAAAACAATGGAGGGGAGATGGCAAAGTAACGGCCCAG ACGCCTCTACAAGCGCTGCCCCGGCGTCAGCAGAAGGGGACAAGCCGCAGTATTATGATGAGATATACTTTGACTCTGATTCTGAGGAGGAAG GGACTGAAAAAGGAAAGACACAAAATCGGAAAAAAAAGCACCAAGTGCTGTCTAACGATGACTTGCTGTATGATCCACACGAGGATGACCGCGACCAGGAATGGGTAGATGCCAAAAGAAGAAG TTACAGAAATATCAGAAAACAAAGGCAATCGCAGACCCATCCGACCAAACGACAGGCACTTCCCAGCAGTGACGCCATCTTGAACTGCCCAGCCTGTATGACTACACTTTGCCTGGATTGCCAAAG acATGAATCCTATAAGACACAGTACAGAGCCATGTTTGTCATGAATTGCACGGTCAACAAGGAAGAGGTTCTAAAATTTCCTCAACAGCCCATAAAGAACAGACGGCGGGGGAGAAAAAGGATGAAGGCCCCCTCTGCGGGGTCAGCACTGGAAACGCAAAGTATAGAGGGGGACACGTACCACCCTGTGAAATGCAACGAGTGTTCCACAGAAGTGGCCGTTTACGATAAGGAGGAAGTCTACCATTTCTTTAATGTTTTAGCCAGCCACTGCTAG